Proteins encoded in a region of the Halioglobus maricola genome:
- a CDS encoding LamG domain-containing protein translates to MTLIRKLSLVLALSALGACSGGSGGGGSERQVDVSSGPSSGGFVYAGPAPASDEIQQFKQSFYDPLAANDRCGECHTPGGSGTTFFVNQDNVNDAWQAARTVVSLNDPAVSAVVRRVAEGHNCWLGVGQEEACATTVTGYVERWAAETVRTAATVQLLPRRALDPGGARVVPAALTDAVALYPALESSGELMGLLAEYCADCHSDTAPTPQVPYFASADASIAFEALRSRINLSQPQASRVVLRLYPELHNCWSNCEENAAELLSAVERFAAVIDATEVDPGLLISGAQVLAEDGIIATAGGRHESDLVAKWEFREGAGSTVADTSGVLPEIPLALSGEYSWMASWGLRMINARAQGGVAGSAKLFDQLVGTGEYSIEAWVAPANVSQEQAWIFGYSGGPDNSNLVLRQSLYNYEGLTRSSVTEQSNSGEPALATDDNAELAQATLQHVVLTYDPVAGRRLYVNGVYTGDVDSVGGGLLNNWNESFAVTLGNSTSGANPWAGALRLAAVHNRALSAAQVAQNFDVGVGQKYYLLFSVSELLDGEASCTRSSNREPVNYCYVVFEVSQFDDSAYLFSEPFFAHLNPDGGDVNFDLRGIRIGLNGRLVGVGQAFVNVTGRVSGGNLGALPELLSPMGTILALEYGAEQDEFFLAFDALAGRSGVADDGDVESWFPVYNGQPAPDVAIRTFDEINATLSALTGVPTGSNLVSQVTGKTVPETFGAVRRALPGIADFNAFMSSHQMAATQLAAAYCDALVQDGPRRAAVFPGLNVAAAVDSGIDWRGLVAAPLIDRAANAGLLDVDYRNAMLDEVELLISDSRDLKPYVLLNGSWVSDPNPAAHNKRDGLMFCENDAPCGPGKTAEVVKAACTAVFGSALVMIK, encoded by the coding sequence ATGACGTTGATCAGGAAGCTTTCTCTCGTTCTTGCCTTATCGGCACTGGGCGCCTGCAGTGGCGGTAGCGGGGGCGGGGGCAGCGAGCGCCAGGTAGACGTCAGCTCCGGACCTAGCAGCGGCGGATTTGTTTATGCGGGGCCGGCGCCAGCGTCGGACGAGATCCAGCAGTTCAAGCAAAGTTTCTATGACCCGCTGGCGGCGAATGACCGCTGCGGGGAATGCCATACACCCGGCGGCAGCGGTACCACCTTCTTCGTCAACCAGGATAATGTGAACGACGCCTGGCAGGCTGCGCGTACGGTGGTCAGCCTCAACGACCCGGCAGTGTCGGCGGTGGTACGCCGGGTGGCAGAAGGACACAACTGTTGGCTGGGTGTTGGTCAGGAGGAGGCCTGCGCCACCACGGTTACCGGCTATGTGGAGCGCTGGGCCGCGGAAACGGTGCGCACTGCCGCCACGGTACAACTGTTGCCGCGCAGGGCACTCGATCCGGGGGGCGCGCGCGTCGTGCCCGCTGCTCTTACAGACGCTGTGGCGCTGTATCCGGCGCTGGAAAGTAGCGGCGAGCTTATGGGTCTGCTGGCTGAGTATTGTGCTGATTGCCATTCCGATACCGCGCCTACACCGCAGGTGCCTTACTTCGCCAGTGCCGATGCCAGTATCGCGTTTGAGGCCTTGCGCAGCCGTATTAACCTGAGCCAGCCTCAAGCATCACGTGTGGTGCTGCGTCTTTATCCAGAACTGCATAACTGCTGGAGCAATTGCGAAGAGAATGCCGCCGAGCTGTTATCAGCGGTAGAGCGTTTTGCAGCAGTCATTGATGCCACGGAAGTGGATCCAGGGCTGCTGATAAGCGGTGCCCAGGTGCTGGCGGAGGATGGCATTATCGCCACCGCTGGAGGTCGCCACGAATCCGACCTTGTGGCGAAATGGGAGTTCCGCGAAGGCGCCGGTTCAACCGTCGCAGATACCAGCGGCGTGCTACCTGAAATACCGCTGGCGCTGTCCGGTGAGTACAGCTGGATGGCCAGCTGGGGCCTGCGGATGATTAACGCAAGAGCGCAGGGTGGCGTCGCTGGCAGCGCCAAATTGTTCGATCAGCTCGTCGGTACTGGCGAGTACAGTATCGAAGCCTGGGTTGCTCCCGCTAATGTCAGTCAGGAACAAGCGTGGATCTTCGGCTACTCGGGCGGTCCGGACAACAGCAATCTGGTCTTGCGCCAGAGCCTTTACAACTACGAGGGCTTGACCCGTAGCTCGGTGACAGAACAGTCCAATTCAGGCGAACCCGCGCTCGCTACAGACGACAATGCCGAGCTTGCCCAGGCGACACTGCAGCATGTGGTGCTCACCTATGATCCGGTGGCGGGGCGTCGTCTCTACGTGAACGGCGTATACACAGGTGATGTTGATTCGGTGGGTGGTGGCCTGCTCAACAACTGGAATGAATCCTTTGCTGTCACACTGGGTAACAGTACATCCGGAGCCAACCCCTGGGCCGGCGCCCTGCGCCTGGCGGCAGTGCACAACCGCGCATTGAGCGCGGCTCAGGTCGCCCAGAATTTTGACGTCGGTGTAGGCCAGAAATACTACCTGCTGTTCAGTGTAAGCGAGCTGCTTGACGGAGAGGCGTCCTGCACTAGATCCAGCAATCGCGAGCCGGTGAACTACTGCTATGTGGTCTTTGAAGTAAGTCAGTTCGACGATAGCGCCTACCTGTTCAGCGAGCCCTTCTTTGCGCATCTCAATCCCGATGGTGGCGACGTAAATTTCGACCTGCGTGGTATTCGTATTGGTCTGAATGGCCGGCTCGTGGGAGTGGGTCAGGCTTTCGTCAATGTGACGGGAAGAGTGAGTGGCGGCAACCTTGGCGCGCTACCGGAGTTGCTTTCGCCCATGGGTACCATTCTCGCTCTGGAATACGGGGCCGAGCAGGATGAATTTTTTCTCGCCTTCGATGCGCTCGCTGGGCGCAGCGGTGTGGCCGATGACGGTGATGTCGAATCCTGGTTTCCTGTCTATAACGGACAGCCAGCCCCGGACGTTGCAATCCGCACGTTTGATGAGATCAATGCCACCTTGTCGGCGCTTACGGGTGTGCCCACTGGAAGCAATCTTGTGAGCCAGGTGACAGGCAAAACAGTGCCGGAAACCTTTGGCGCTGTGCGCCGGGCCCTTCCCGGCATTGCTGACTTCAATGCATTTATGTCGTCCCATCAAATGGCGGCAACCCAGCTTGCTGCGGCTTACTGCGATGCGCTGGTACAGGACGGACCGCGCCGCGCCGCGGTGTTCCCCGGACTGAATGTTGCCGCTGCCGTAGACAGTGGCATCGACTGGCGCGGCCTTGTCGCCGCGCCGCTGATAGATCGCGCCGCCAATGCGGGGCTATTGGACGTAGATTATCGCAATGCCATGTTGGATGAGGTCGAACTGCTTATTTCCGATAGCCGTGATCTGAAGCCCTATGTGCTGCTCAACGGCAGTTGGGTGAGTGACCCCAATCCGGCAGCTCACAATAAGCGAGACGGCCTGATGTTCTGTGAAAACGATGCGCCCTGCGGCCCCGGTAAGACGGCCGAGGTGGTAAAGGCCGCGTGCACCGCCGTGTTTGGCAGCGCACTGGTAATGATCAAGTAG
- a CDS encoding SH3 domain-containing protein, protein MRTLVSAMLPCWFALALSGTAPIATAEEEEAATSTVAEAYLEMHTHPGRTYPVFYVAERGETIELLKRRTDWIKVRNQRGVEGWAHVDAIGRTLDESGAELGLSSPDMDVFATRAWEVGFMLGDQESTDAVGLYGGWHFTRNLSLEAEYTENYGDFSDGRMLTASVVHQMFPHWRYSPFFTIGGGARETSPRSSLVMTEDRTDGVASVGAGMRIYLTGRLMLRLQYKHYVVMTDRDDDEEVGEWKVGISAFF, encoded by the coding sequence GTGCGCACTCTTGTATCAGCAATGTTGCCCTGCTGGTTTGCTCTGGCCCTCTCTGGCACCGCGCCTATCGCAACGGCGGAAGAGGAAGAGGCAGCTACCAGTACAGTCGCCGAAGCGTATCTTGAGATGCATACCCACCCGGGGCGCACTTACCCTGTGTTCTATGTGGCAGAGCGAGGTGAGACGATCGAGCTGCTCAAGCGACGCACCGACTGGATCAAGGTGCGCAACCAGCGCGGCGTGGAGGGTTGGGCCCACGTGGACGCGATTGGCCGCACGCTGGACGAAAGTGGTGCTGAGCTTGGACTGAGCAGCCCTGACATGGATGTCTTCGCCACACGCGCATGGGAAGTAGGCTTTATGCTGGGCGACCAGGAAAGCACCGACGCAGTGGGTCTTTACGGCGGCTGGCACTTCACCCGCAACCTGTCACTGGAAGCGGAGTACACAGAAAACTACGGCGACTTTTCCGATGGGCGCATGCTGACTGCTAGCGTCGTACACCAGATGTTTCCACACTGGCGCTACTCACCCTTTTTCACTATCGGCGGCGGCGCACGCGAAACCAGCCCGCGATCCAGTCTGGTCATGACAGAGGATCGCACTGACGGTGTGGCCAGCGTCGGTGCAGGCATGCGCATTTATCTCACAGGCCGGCTAATGCTGCGCCTGCAATACAAACACTATGTGGTCATGACAGATCGCGACGACGACGAGGAGGTAGGGGAATGGAAAGTTGGCATAAGCGCATTCTTCTAG